A part of Spiribacter vilamensis genomic DNA contains:
- a CDS encoding CPXCG motif-containing cysteine-rich protein: MIENVTIECPYCGEAFTTVVDYSAGDQDYIEDCVVCCRPIECRLTVTADGPQLTVRRDDD, from the coding sequence ATGATAGAGAACGTCACGATCGAGTGCCCCTATTGCGGCGAGGCCTTCACGACCGTTGTCGACTACTCCGCGGGAGACCAGGACTACATCGAAGACTGCGTGGTCTGTTGCCGCCCCATCGAGTGTCGGCTGACCGTCACTGCCGACGGACCGCAGCTGACGGTCCGTCGCGATGACGACTGA
- a CDS encoding SirB2 family protein, translated as MLYIGLKHLHTTVATLTVLLFILRGGWMAMGSSMLQRKWVKILPHVIDTTLLVTSFAVAWVGWRYPVVLHDWITAKILALVVYIVLGIIALKRGRTATIRVAAFFAALAVYGYILLVAFYKTPLPI; from the coding sequence ATGCTCTACATCGGGCTTAAACACCTGCATACCACCGTGGCGACGCTGACAGTGCTGCTGTTCATTCTGCGCGGCGGCTGGATGGCGATGGGGTCTTCAATGCTCCAGCGCAAGTGGGTAAAGATACTGCCTCACGTTATTGATACCACGTTGCTGGTTACCTCTTTCGCGGTTGCCTGGGTCGGCTGGCGCTACCCGGTCGTCCTGCACGACTGGATCACCGCAAAGATCCTTGCACTGGTTGTCTATATCGTTCTCGGCATCATCGCGCTCAAGCGCGGTCGCACGGCGACCATCCGGGTTGCCGCCTTTTTCGCTGCGCTGGCGGTGTACGGCTATATCCTCCTGGTGGCGTTCTACAAAACGCCGCTGCCGATCTGA